TCGACCTCCACCGAGGTCTTTCAATCCATGTTTGCTCAGCTTGGCGTAAAAGCGGCCATGTTAGAGGGTGATAGTTTTCATCGCTATACTCGACCCGAGATGGATGTCGCTATTCGCCGTGCGCGCGAGCAAGGCAGACATATCAGTTATTTTGGCCCTGAAGCCAATGATTTTGAACTGCTAGAGCACTTTTTTAAAAAATACGGTGACACAGGTACCGGACAATTTCGCCGTTACTTACACACCTTTGACGAAGCTGTGCCTTTTAATCAAATGCCCGGCACCTTTACGCCTTCGCAGCAATTACCCAGCGACACTAATTTATTGTTTTATGAAGGCTTACACGGCGGTGTGGTCACCGATGAGCATAACGTGGCGCAACATGTGGATCTATTGATCGGCATGGTGCCTATCGTTAATTTAGAGTGGATCCAAAAATTGATCCGCGATACTGCCGAGCGCGGACATTCTAGAGAAGCAGTCACCGACTCTATCGTGCGCTCGATGGAAGACTACATTAATTTTATTACACCGCAGTTTTCACGAACTCATATTAATTTTCAGCGCATTCCTACTGTTGATACCTCTAATCCTTTTAGTGCCAAAGTTATCCCTAGCGCCGATGAGAGCATGATGGTGATCCGCTTTCGCGGTATTAAAAATGTCGACTATCCCTATTTGCTGGCCATGATCGACGGCTCTTTTATGTCACGACGCAATACCATAGTGGTGCCAGGCGGCAAGGTAGGTTTTGTGATGGAGCTAATTTTGCGCCCCATGTTAGAGCGCTTATTAGAAACAGGGAAAATACGCTAGATTAGGGATTAGGGAATCGAACAATGCAAAAGCCCAGCTTAATATGCTGGGCTTTTTATCATTTACGTATCGTGCTTAGCTAACCAAACGGGATTGGCTTAGGTGTTGCGTTGGTAGAGGGCGGCAAGATAGGTAATTCAAAGCGTGGCTGCTCGCCGGTTAATGACTTTAAGAACGCCACTATTTGGCCAATTTCTTGCTCTGAATACACGCGCCCTAATTGTAAGCGCCCCATAATATCGACCGCCTCTTCTAGCGTTGATGCTTCACCATCATGAAAGTAGGGATAGGTTAGCTCAACGTTGCGCAGGGTCGGGACTTTAAATAAAAAGCGATCCGCGTCTTTACCCGTCACCGCTGCTCGCCCTACTTCTGTAGACGCCGACTGATAAGGCTCAATCACGCCCATTTTTTGATAAGAAGTACCGCCGACATTTGGCCCGTTATGACAAGCAACACAGCCACTGTCTTTAAAAAGCTGATAACCGGCTAAAGCCTGGGCTGTTAAGGCGTTATCGTCGCCTTTTAGCCATAAGTCAAAATCAGAATTAGGCGTTACTAGTGTTTCTTCAAAGGCTGCAATAGCATCGGTGATCATATCGATATTAAGAGATTCCTTACCAAATACTTGGGCAAAGTCTGCCACATAGCCTGGGATAGACTGCAACACATCCACCGCTAACTCGTGGGTAAAGGCCATTTCACCCGGGTTGGCGATAGGTCCGCCCGCTTGCTCTTTTAAGCTTGCGGCTCGACCATCCCAAAACTGCGCTAAGTTAAGGCTTGAGTTTAATACCGTGGGCGAGTTAATGGGTCCTTGCTGCCAATTATGGCCAATGGAGGTTTTAATATTATCGGTCCCGCCCATGGATAAATTGTGGCAAGAGTTACAAGAAATAAAGCCTGACTTGGATAATCTGGGATCAAAAAATAGCTTTTTACCCAGTTCAACCATAGCGCCATTAGTAATGGTAGCTTGGGGAATAGGTTGTATTGGCTCATTACGCGGGCTAGCAAGGGCGGCTTGGCTCAAGCCTAGTGCCAATACCATACCTATACCCACTCGAGTAAATTGTTTATTCATAGGGCTTACCTCTGTTGCAAAAGGAGTGCACAACCACTTTATTGCTAACAATATAAACCCTAATAAAACAAAGGTTATTGATGTGGATCATAGGCCAACATTGTCACAGCGCGCTGCGACTAATTATGCTGGATGTATCTCATAAGACGAGGTGGCGCTAAGCGCTTTATCAAGCATCTTCATCACAGAGCAATACTTTTCCATAGATAAGCTAATGGCTCGCGCTACGTGTTTTTCAGACAGCTCAGTCCCCGTCACCACAAAATGCATATTAATATCCGTAAACACGCGGGGCGCTTGCTCAGCGCGAGTCGCACTTAGCTCTACTACACAACCGGTAATAGCTTGGCGACTTTTTTCTAGAATAGACACTACATCGATGGCACTGCAGCCTCCCGCGCCTAACAGTACTGCTTCCATAGGGCTGGCCCCTTGTCCTGGATTAGTGCCATCGAGCGTGATTTTATGACCCGACTCAGATAGCCCTTCAAAACGCATTCCTTCTAACCATGTCACTGTTGCTTTCATCATTACCTCAAGCAAAATGGCTATATTAGCCTATTGATTTAGCGCCGACGAGTAGGATAAAAGCTTAAGTCCTTGATGATATGAGTTAAGCCTTTTATGCTAGGTCGTCGAGAAGACTTAACTTAGACAGCTTGCTAGGCCAAAGCCCCGAGCTAATTAATGGAATTAAGAGGTAAAGAAATGGTTATTAGCAAGCCCCAAAGTGATCCAACCCTAGAATGGTTTCTATCTCATTGCCATATTCATAAATATCCCGCTAAAAGCTCTTTGATCCATGCGGGCGAAAAAGCAGAGACGCTGTACTACATAGTGAAAGGCTCGGTCTCTGTGCTGATTAAAGATGAAGACGGCAAAGAAATGATCCTGTCTTATTTAAATAAGGGAGACTTTATTGGTGAACTGGGGCTATTTGAAGACACAGACAACCCACTGCGCACCGCTTGGGTTCGTGCTAAATCCCCTTGTGAAGTGGCCGAAATCTCTTACAAGAAGTTTCGCCAACTCATTCAAGTAAACCCAGAAATTTTAATGCGTTTGTCAGCACAAATGGCCGAACGTTTGCAAACCACCAGCCAAAAAGTAGGCGACTTGGCTTTTTTAGATGTCACAGGTCGTATTGCTGAAACACTGCTGAGTTTAGCGCGCCAGCCCGATGCTATGACCCATCCGGATGGCATGCAAATTAAGATCACTCGCCAAGAAATCGGCCAAATTGTCGGTTGCTCTCGTGAAACCGTGGGCCGTATCTTGAAAATGTTAGAAGAGCAAAATCTTATTTCTGCTCATGGAAAAACCATAGTGGTATTTGGTACCCGCTAATTCTAACCAGAATGAATACTAAAAAAGCCCAGTAAACTGGGCTTTTTTATTGGTGAGTGGCACTTACTAAACGATTAAGTCATATTGCTCGCGTAAAATAGTAATAATATCGGCTTTAGGATTAGCGGATAATACTATTTTTTGACCGGTTATTTTCTCTGCTAGCTTAATATAAGTGTCAGATACGGCCATTAATGCACTCACGGGCAAAGCGTTATGTTTGGCGAGGGCTTCTCGCTCTGCCATACGCTCTTTATTTAGTAAAATATCGGGTTCTGGAAAATGATTAAGCAACATTTGGCGAAACTCTTCTTTTGAGTTTTCTACTATTTGTCCTGCTTGATAAGCCGCTTCATCCCAAATTCTTGAAGAATCTGGCGTTCCCACCTCATCCATATAAATCAGTTGTTCTTGGCCATTGGCATCAGTGACATAACCAAATTCAAATTTGGTATCCACAAAAATTTGACCGAGTTTAGCTAATTCCTGTTCAATAACCGCAAAACCCTCGGCTAATAAACGCTCATAGGCGTTAATGTCATCGGCTGTTTTAAAGTTAAAGGCACTAAAGTTGGCCTGAATATCTTGGCGGCTAATATTCACATCATCCGCTTCTGGCACTCCCGCAATGCCGGTTAATATGCCTTTAGTAGAGGGCGTAATCAGTAACTGGGGAAGTTTCTGATCTTTTTGTAAGCCATCAGGTAAGCGAAGGCCACAAAACTCTCGCTCCCCCTTGGCATAACTGCGCCACATTGAGCCAGTAATATATTGGCGAGCAATGGCTTCAATCTTAATGGGCGTGGCTTTTTGCACTATCCAGACAAAAGGATGGGGAATATCTAAAATATGGCTATCGGCTAAGCCTTGCTCTTTAAACAGCTTAAACCAATGATTAGAAATAGCATTTAACGCCGCCCCTTTACCGGGCACGCCTTTCATTCCACTCTCACCGTGCCAAATACAATCAAACGCAGAGATACGATCACTGATCACCATAATGGCCAGCGGCGCATCACTAGCTACTTGATACCCTTTTTCTTGGATTAAGCGCTGGCTATCTTCAGCGGTTAGCCAGTATACGGAGCGTACCTTACCGCTGTGTACCGCTTGCTGGGTACGGATCGGCAAGTCGTCGTTTACGGCCAATACCTGGTCTGCAAGGCTCATTTATTAAATCCTGTGTGTGATGTTAATCGGCACTGGATTTGGCTACTCATTATTAGCATGATTAGAAAAAGAGTGAGCCACCAGCCCTAATATCTTATCAGCTATCAGACTAGCGCAATAGTTGCCTTACCATCTGCCATAAAGGCAAAGGAGAAGGCGCTAACCACCCGCCACACCATAAACAGGCTAATAGCGCTAAGTTAGGTAAGTGTGCTGGCCATTGCATCACTTTAAGTGCTGTGCCAAAGGATTTTTTAAGCCGCCTGCCTTCTAAATCTATACTGTATATTTCATCGAGTACTAAATGGATCACAGCGCCAATAAACATAAACACGCCCATTAACCAAGACTGAATGACGCTTAAATGAAACAGATGGTAACTTACCAATACTGTCGCAATACCAAACACCCCATTGGCCAGCAATGAATGCAAACTGGCTCTGTGCACTGTGAGTTTGGCAAACGCCCAGCAACAAGGGTAGCGCATCAATAAATAGGCGCCGCCTGCTAATAATAAGGTATCAAGTAAAGGTAAATGATGGCGGCCATACAGCATCATTAGCGTGCTAGCGAGCGCACCAAAGAGGCGAAAGATAATCTCAATGGAGCGTGAGGTGTCGGCATCTATGTCTGGCATAATGCCGCCTAACGAGCCGCTTAACCATAAAAGACAGGCTTCTGGCAGGCTAATGAGCTCGGTCCATGCCAAACTGCTGGCCAATATGCCTGTCGCAATAGAGGCAACTTTTACATGGGTCTTAAAATCTGCCACAACAATCGCTCTTAGTAAAAAAATGCAAAGTGTAGCAGGCGCTACTGGATAAAAAAACAGGTAATGGTGTTAGCTTAGCCAGCGCTTGGCACAACCCCTTGCTTTGTGTAAAACAGTGACCTGATTAAGCGCATAGCGTTCGCGCACTCTTGTCGCTACCATAGCGCTTTTTCTAAGAGTAACCATTATGGCTTTACCTGCCGCTATCCATAAAGTGCAGCTTAATATTAGCGATCTCCATCGCCATTATTACCAAGAGCACAGCTTCACTCTCGCACAACACCCTTCAGAAACTAACATCCGACTTATGGTGCGGTTACTGGCATTTATCCGCCATGCTCACCCTAGTTTACGTTTTACTAAAGGACTGAGTAGCGACGATGAGCCAGAGCTTTGGCTTAACGCCGACGATGGCCGTATTTTAATGTGGATTGAATTAGGCGAGCCCAGCGTCAAGCGCATTAAGCAAGCCTTGTCTCGCGCCGAGCAAGTACTAGTATATAGCTATGGCGGGCGCAGCGCTGAGCTGTGGTGGGAAAAACATCACACTCAGTTAAGCTCACTGCCAAGATTGGCCATTTATCACTTAAGCGATCCTCAGCCGCAAAGACTAGCCAGTTTATGTCAGCGTAATATTGAGCTATTTGCCACGCTGCAAGAAAGTGAAGTGCAACTGACGGATGGCGAGCACAGCTTAGATTTAGCCCTGCAACAGTGGCGGTAATGAGGACTAAGTTTGGCGAGCAATTGTTACTGGTCTTTAAAAAAGGCAGCTTTTGCGCTATGGTGCTGGCAAGATTAGACAAGTATAGGCGGCGTTAACACCTTGGAAAAACATGAAGATATGCTAGTGGCGTTGCGCCAAATTATTCGCGCCATCGATCTGCACTCCAGACAGCTGAGTAAAGAGTCGGGCTTAACCGGCCCCCAGTTGCTGTTGCTGCAGGCCATTAGCGAGCACGGCGATATTACGATGCGTAAACTCGCTCAAGCCACTCATATGAGTCAAGCTACGGCCACCACTATTATCGATAGATTAGAGCAAAAATTACTAGTGCGTCGTGAGCGTAGCCAAACCGATAAGCGCAAAGTGTATGCCGTGCTAACCGATGAGGGCAAAGATAAGTTAAAAACCGCGCCGCGCCCGCTTCAAGAAAGCTTTATTCAGCGTTTTCAAGGCTTAGATGAATGGGAGCAAAATCTATTGCTCTCTTCAGTACAACGTATTTCATCCATGATGAATGCCAATGACTTAGATGTAGCGCCACTATTACAAGTGGGCAGCCTGCTGCACGAATAGCCCAAGCATTCTGTCTCTCATAAATAGGGCGAGTCTTATGCCCTATTTAGCAGACCATATTAAACCGTGAATTAGTCTAAGCTAATCCCAATATTAGAGACGCCCTCTTGAGCAGCAAAGTCTCGGATCGCTAGAATAGCCTCAGCATCGCGGGGCTGGTTAACTCGCTCTAGTAAAGCCACCTGAAACTCCATTTCTGCCATTAATAGCTCTTCTTCATAGAGCTCTTCTTCGCTTAACTCGCGCTCTGCGAGTAGCTCTACAAAACCGGCAACGGTACCTAAAGAGGCATGACTGGCTTCAATGGCTTCTTCACCAATACGACAAATCACCGAGTTAAAGGCACAACCCAGTGCCACACAGGCATCGAGTGCAGGATAGGCGCCATAGCTTTCAAATTGGCTAGGGTCGGGGATCATACTTTCAAACGACTCAAGCTCGGCGCCTAAGTCTACCCGCGAGCCTTTAACGGTGAGATAGGTCCACAAGATATTTAGTGTTTCGCGAAAACGCTCTCCACTACCAAAGTGACTGGTATCGCTAAATAACTGGTAATTGGGATACATGCGTTCGGCCAGCGCTAGCGCAAATACAGTTTGTTGCCACGGAGCTAGCTTGTTGATTTTTTTGTAAAATTTATCCCCGAACACAGATATTTCCTTGTGGTTATGTGATCATTTTTTTGCCATTATGGGTCTTTCACATCACGACTCACAGTTTAGGCGGCCCATGCTGGTATAAGTTTAGGCATGTGGCATTGTCTCATAAAATGCCCTGACAAGAAGCATAATAAGGAGAGAAGGTATGGCCAATCATACCCTGTTATTGCTCAGCCAAGATAACGCCGAGTATCAAGCATTATTAAAACAGGCCTACCTGCCAGGCTTAACGATTTTAGCGCCAAGCGATGAAGCGGGTATTCAAGCCGCACTCAGCCATGCTGATATTTTATTGGGTGAGCCACAAAAGCTGCGCGAGCGTTTGCCTCAAGCAAAAGCGCTGCGCTGGGCACAATCGACGTATGCCGGCGTGGACGCGCTACTGCATGCCGAGTGTCGCCAAGATTATTATCTCACTAATATCAAAGGCATTTTTGGCCCGTTAGTCAGTGAATATGTGTTTGGTCATTTATTATCGCTCACCCGCCACTTGCGCCATTATAAAGCGCAACAACGCTTACATAATTGGCAGCCTATTCCTTATGAAAGTCTCCAAGGAAAAACCATGCTGATCATGGGCACCGGCAGTATCGGCCAACATATTGCCCATACCGCGCAACATTTTGGCATGTCAGTGCTGGGTATTAGTCGCTCGGGCCGAGAAGCCGCCGGCTTTGATCATACTTATCAGCTGCCCGCTTTAAATAACGTATTAGCGCGCGCCGATGTAGTAGTCAGTGTATTGCCCTCTACGGCACAAACTCGCGGCTTATTTAATGCCGAGCGCATCAGTCATTTTAAACCCGGTACTATCTTTTTTAATATTGGCCGCGGCGATGCAGTAGATGAAGGGGCGCTGATCCAAGCATTGCGCCACGGTAATATTGGGGCAGCAGTACTGGATGTGTTTGCTACCGAGCCGTTACCCGTAGCCAGCCCACTGTGGGATATGCCAAATGTGGTGATTACGCCTCATAACTCGGGTTATAGTTTTCCTGAGCAAATCGTTACCCGCTTTAGTCGTAACTATTTAAAATACACCACAGGAAAAACGCTAGAGGGCTTAGTGGATTTTAATTTAGGCTATTAAAAAAGTGCGATC
This genomic window from Oceanisphaera avium contains:
- a CDS encoding phosphoribosylaminoimidazolesuccinocarboxamide synthase, whose amino-acid sequence is MSLADQVLAVNDDLPIRTQQAVHSGKVRSVYWLTAEDSQRLIQEKGYQVASDAPLAIMVISDRISAFDCIWHGESGMKGVPGKGAALNAISNHWFKLFKEQGLADSHILDIPHPFVWIVQKATPIKIEAIARQYITGSMWRSYAKGEREFCGLRLPDGLQKDQKLPQLLITPSTKGILTGIAGVPEADDVNISRQDIQANFSAFNFKTADDINAYERLLAEGFAVIEQELAKLGQIFVDTKFEFGYVTDANGQEQLIYMDEVGTPDSSRIWDEAAYQAGQIVENSKEEFRQMLLNHFPEPDILLNKERMAEREALAKHNALPVSALMAVSDTYIKLAEKITGQKIVLSANPKADIITILREQYDLIV
- a CDS encoding cytochrome-c peroxidase, translating into MVLALGLSQAALASPRNEPIQPIPQATITNGAMVELGKKLFFDPRLSKSGFISCNSCHNLSMGGTDNIKTSIGHNWQQGPINSPTVLNSSLNLAQFWDGRAASLKEQAGGPIANPGEMAFTHELAVDVLQSIPGYVADFAQVFGKESLNIDMITDAIAAFEETLVTPNSDFDLWLKGDDNALTAQALAGYQLFKDSGCVACHNGPNVGGTSYQKMGVIEPYQSASTEVGRAAVTGKDADRFLFKVPTLRNVELTYPYFHDGEASTLEEAVDIMGRLQLGRVYSEQEIGQIVAFLKSLTGEQPRFELPILPPSTNATPKPIPFG
- a CDS encoding metal-dependent hydrolase; amino-acid sequence: MADFKTHVKVASIATGILASSLAWTELISLPEACLLWLSGSLGGIMPDIDADTSRSIEIIFRLFGALASTLMMLYGRHHLPLLDTLLLAGGAYLLMRYPCCWAFAKLTVHRASLHSLLANGVFGIATVLVSYHLFHLSVIQSWLMGVFMFIGAVIHLVLDEIYSIDLEGRRLKKSFGTALKVMQWPAHLPNLALLACLWCGGWLAPSPLPLWQMVRQLLR
- a CDS encoding D-2-hydroxyacid dehydrogenase, whose product is MANHTLLLLSQDNAEYQALLKQAYLPGLTILAPSDEAGIQAALSHADILLGEPQKLRERLPQAKALRWAQSTYAGVDALLHAECRQDYYLTNIKGIFGPLVSEYVFGHLLSLTRHLRHYKAQQRLHNWQPIPYESLQGKTMLIMGTGSIGQHIAHTAQHFGMSVLGISRSGREAAGFDHTYQLPALNNVLARADVVVSVLPSTAQTRGLFNAERISHFKPGTIFFNIGRGDAVDEGALIQALRHGNIGAAVLDVFATEPLPVASPLWDMPNVVITPHNSGYSFPEQIVTRFSRNYLKYTTGKTLEGLVDFNLGY
- a CDS encoding YjaG family protein — its product is MFGDKFYKKINKLAPWQQTVFALALAERMYPNYQLFSDTSHFGSGERFRETLNILWTYLTVKGSRVDLGAELESFESMIPDPSQFESYGAYPALDACVALGCAFNSVICRIGEEAIEASHASLGTVAGFVELLAERELSEEELYEEELLMAEMEFQVALLERVNQPRDAEAILAIRDFAAQEGVSNIGISLD
- a CDS encoding MarR family winged helix-turn-helix transcriptional regulator — its product is MEKHEDMLVALRQIIRAIDLHSRQLSKESGLTGPQLLLLQAISEHGDITMRKLAQATHMSQATATTIIDRLEQKLLVRRERSQTDKRKVYAVLTDEGKDKLKTAPRPLQESFIQRFQGLDEWEQNLLLSSVQRISSMMNANDLDVAPLLQVGSLLHE
- a CDS encoding YaeQ family protein: MALPAAIHKVQLNISDLHRHYYQEHSFTLAQHPSETNIRLMVRLLAFIRHAHPSLRFTKGLSSDDEPELWLNADDGRILMWIELGEPSVKRIKQALSRAEQVLVYSYGGRSAELWWEKHHTQLSSLPRLAIYHLSDPQPQRLASLCQRNIELFATLQESEVQLTDGEHSLDLALQQWR
- a CDS encoding OsmC family protein, with the translated sequence MKATVTWLEGMRFEGLSESGHKITLDGTNPGQGASPMEAVLLGAGGCSAIDVVSILEKSRQAITGCVVELSATRAEQAPRVFTDINMHFVVTGTELSEKHVARAISLSMEKYCSVMKMLDKALSATSSYEIHPA
- a CDS encoding phosphoribulokinase encodes the protein MSAKHPIIAVTGSSGAGTSTSTEVFQSMFAQLGVKAAMLEGDSFHRYTRPEMDVAIRRAREQGRHISYFGPEANDFELLEHFFKKYGDTGTGQFRRYLHTFDEAVPFNQMPGTFTPSQQLPSDTNLLFYEGLHGGVVTDEHNVAQHVDLLIGMVPIVNLEWIQKLIRDTAERGHSREAVTDSIVRSMEDYINFITPQFSRTHINFQRIPTVDTSNPFSAKVIPSADESMMVIRFRGIKNVDYPYLLAMIDGSFMSRRNTIVVPGGKVGFVMELILRPMLERLLETGKIR
- the crp gene encoding cAMP-activated global transcriptional regulator CRP, producing MVISKPQSDPTLEWFLSHCHIHKYPAKSSLIHAGEKAETLYYIVKGSVSVLIKDEDGKEMILSYLNKGDFIGELGLFEDTDNPLRTAWVRAKSPCEVAEISYKKFRQLIQVNPEILMRLSAQMAERLQTTSQKVGDLAFLDVTGRIAETLLSLARQPDAMTHPDGMQIKITRQEIGQIVGCSRETVGRILKMLEEQNLISAHGKTIVVFGTR